The sequence GATGCTGGATTTTGTGTTCATCTCGCCAATACGACAGCGATCCAGCAGTATTCTGGTTTGAAATATGCTGATGATAATAGTGATGCTGCTTGGCTGGCAGAAATGTTGAGATTAAATATTCTACCTGAGGGGTATATCTACCCAAAAGCAGAGCGAGCAGTACGAGATTTGATGCGTAAACGGATGCAACTTGTTCAACAAGCCACGAAAAACCTTTTGTCCATCCAGGGGCTATATATGCGTCATTTGAGTTATAAACTGAGTAATAACAAAATAAAACAACTCTCAGCTGAAGACATAGAAAAAGATTTTTTATCAACAAATGTTAGTCAGGCTACAGTTTGCAACCTAGCTGTAATGAACTGTCTAAAAACACAAATTAAGACGATTGAACGTGTCATATTAGAACAGGTTAAATTAAGAGCGCAATTCCAACAACTGACTAGCATTGATGGTATTGGTAATATTTTAGCCCTCACTATTATGCTTGAAACTGGTGATATTAAGCGTTTTGACAAGGTAGGTAATTACGCATCTTATTGTCGATGTGTCAGTGGTGCTCGTTACAGTAATGGTAAAAAGAAAGGCAGCACAAATTCAAAAAATGGCAATAAAGATTTGGCATGGGCTTTTGTTGAAGCCGCTAGCTTTGCTATCAGGTATAACAAAACAGTGAAAAGTTATTATCAACGAAAAGCAGCAAAAACAAATCAAACTGTTGCGATAAAAACAGTGGCCCATAAATTAGCGAGAGCTTGCTTTTATGTTTTGCGAGATGACGTGCCTTTTGAAGCTAAAAAAGCTTTTTGTTAACAGAATTTGGTTAAGGTAATGAGTTATACAAGGGGTTGGAAAAACCACGAGACCTGATTAAACCTTTACCTTAACCATTCCAATTTAATTGTAAAAATGAGTATGCCCAAAGTTAAAGCCATAACGGGTTGGATTGCCTTTAGCAGGCAAAGCCATAGATCTGTTAATTACAGAAACTTCTGTAAAGAACTGGATTAACTTTGGCACTAAATAATTACTGAGGCTTTGTAGCCAAGAGCAGTAGTCATCCAGTTTATTGGCTGACTACACCGCTTTAATTCAGATGGGTGACTGGTGCATATTCACACCAACATTGTGATTTTTAGGTGCGTATTAATAAATAATTGAAATTGGCGGTACAAAAAACATTTTTACTTGGTTTTTAATAAAAAACACAAGAAAACACACATGTCTGCTTGACCGGAAATTTCTAATGGGTGACCCCATATTTCTTTCACTGACCCCATATTTCTTTCATGAATTAAGTAAAAATTAGCATTGTAACTATAGGATCATAACAACTAAATGGATAAGCCGTTTACACCCAATTTATGTGAGCTAGCAGACAGTATGGGGATCGCTATGTATCAGCGATTCACACCTACTGAAGCATCACTATTTTTACGGTGTCCATTAGCTGAAATCACTAAGCTACAGACTAATCATCAAATCGAGTTTATTCAAGTTACCGAAAAACAAACTGAGTTTTTTGGTTTTCAATTACTAAATTACCAACTAGGTAATATACAGGTAACAGTTCAGCCTTCAAACCACAACCATACGCATGCCTCTAATTCTTCATTGCCAGATAAAATAATTCGTTCAAAAGAAGTGCAAGAATTAACAGGGTTATCACGAACTACAATATGGCGGTTAGAGCGTACTGGAAAATTTCCTGCACGTGTTGCTTTAACAGCTGGTAGTATTGGTTGGCGACTGACTGAAATTCAGGAATGGATTAAGAAATGTTGAGCCCGACTTTTATTATATATTAACTAGCAAAGTTTGATTTCACTATATCCAATAAAAAAGATTAATTAATAATCTATGAATTGACTTCAAACCATTGTAATAAAGGCTCGTAAATTGATAGTATTTAAGCTTAACAAATAAAAACTATAAACAATCTCAGATATTTATAAAAACATGTTAAACGCATGAATATTCATACTTTTCTATAAGGATGCTGTCAGTAAAAATGAATAATAACTACGGAATAAATATTGGTAATTTACAAAACTCTGAAGGCATTAAATTACCTTTAATATTACCCCTATCAACTGGCGGCTTTATAGTTGAGTATTCATTGGATAAGAGCCAAGAAGCATTACAGTTTATACAAAAACTAACACTTTCATATATTACAGCGCTTTCAGAACAGTTAGTTACTATCCATACTTTTGATTTTTCATTAAAAAATCCCTTCAAAGAATTAGCGCAACTTAAAGATACTGGAATATACAATTCTTACTCAGAAAAAAAAGCGCTGAAAGCATATGAAGAATTAGAAGAGCTAGTTCGGTATCGACACTATGAATTATTGACGGGCTATGAAGATATTCACTCATATAATCAGAACTCTCCACAAAAAGAAAAATTCCATATCGTTTTGTGGAATATTGAACACATTGTCAGTCAGTTCGGTACAATAAAAGATATTAAATCTTTTATTGAAGCAAGCCGTGAAGCAGGGGTTTATATTATTGCTTATGCTTCTGATGAAGCATTAATAAGCTTAAGCAATAACGACCGAAAAGAAATTGTTAAATCTTCACAAATTATTTCTACTGCTTATAGTGTAATTAAAATAAATGACAAACAAACACAATTAATAGCAGTTGATGATCAAACAATAAAGTTAAAAGAACTTATCAAACGTTTTAAATTTAATCATAACGTCGATACTGACAACGCAAAAATATACCAACAAGCAAATGACATCAAAGAAAGGCTACTACTTGATTCAAATGATAAATCTGAAGATTTTTTACGTATCCCTATTGGTACTACCTTAGACGGTCGTACGGAAATTAACTTTTCATTAGGAGATCGTTCAAGTGTTTACCATGCATTTATAGCAGGCACAAACGGTACGGGGAAAACGACTTTAATCAACAATATAATTTTAGGTATTGCTGAGAACTTTACAGCAAACCAAGTAAAACTATATCTGATGGATTATAAGCAAGGTGTTGAATTTCAAGTTTTTGAAAAACACCCTAACTGTGAGCATTTATTTCTAGATAATACCAATGTAGCTGCTGCTATAAACTTAATAGATGATTTTGCAAATTTAATTAATACTCGAAGTGAGTTATTTAAGGATGCAGCTGTTAGTAACATAGATGACTATAATAAAACACAGTCTAGTAAGGTCATTCCTCGAATAATATTAGTAATAGATGAAGTACAACGACTGTTTTCCGGTGGTTATAAAGAACAAAGTCATTTCGAACAACAGCTTGAATATGTTGTTCGACAAGGAAGAAGTTTCGGCATTCACATTATTATGTCTACCCAGACTTTAACCGGAGCAAATATTAGTCCAGCTATAATGTCGCAAATTCCTCTTCGTATAGCTTTTAAACTAATTGGTTCTGAAATATGGAAAATTTACGCATCTAATAATGATGAACCAGCAAGACTCGGAAAATACCAATTTATATACAATAACGAAGCAGGTGAAAAAACAGGTAATACCATTGCCAGAGCAATGCCCCCAAGAGAAGTTTCCAGCATTTTGTCTACCGTTATAAGTAGCAGACATAAAGAAGAAATGATTTTTCCAAAAATATCAAATAAAACTACGGCCACTTCAACGGAAGAGGCTGAAAAAAGAGAATCATCCCATGATATTGAAAACGTAGCTTCCATTGAAATAGATAAATTTCAACCGTTTGATTTAACTGAATACAGTGAAATGATGGATAAATTAAATGTAACTGAAGAGGTTGCTACAAATAATGAATAATCATCCAGTTTACGATAATTATGAAAACTACCTCGAATATGTATTTAGCGCATTAGATAATAATTCTTGGAAAAAAAGTAAGGCTCAAGATTCTATTGAAGGATTTCAGCATTACTTAAAGGAGTTTTTTGATGGTAAATTTATTAAAGAAGCTCAACAGCAAATAGAAGACTTAAAATTTGATAACTCCCTATGGGAAAGAGCTAAGCAAGGTGACACCTTAGAAAGTCTTCAGTGTTATTTAGACAAAAATAAAAAAGCTAAATTTATTGATATAGCTAAAAAACGACAAGATCAGATAAAAAAAGAAGAGCATATCTGGAATGAAATACTGGAAGAATATACTGAAGAAACATTCGGTGAGTATTTAAATACATACCCAAATGGAAAGTATGTTCAGCAAGCAAATAAATATATTGGTTATTTCATTAATGATAAAGCAGATTGGAAAAAAGCAAAAAATGCTAACACTATAAATTCTTATGAAGAATATTTATCTAACCATCAAGAAAAAGGTGTATACGCACTAGAAGCCAATGCAGCAATAAAGAGATTACTAGCAGAAGATGCTAATGCTTGGGGTATGGCTTGCAATGAAGACACTTATAATAGCTATAGTAAATATATTGAATTATTTAAAAGTGGCCAATACTTAACCGAAGCAAATAAAAAAATAGAAGAATTTAAAAAAGAAACCAGCCTTTGGGAGACAACACAAGAAATAGACTCAATTGAGACATATGAAAATTATTTATCAAAATACCCTGAAGGTTCTTATGTAGACAAAGCACGCACTCAAATACTTTTTATAGAAAAGGATGAAACTGAATGGAACATTGCCCGCTCTAATGATTCAAGAGTAAGTTATGAGAAGTACCTATCTAATTGTATAAATGGAAAATATAAAAAAGAGGCTAAAAATAAGTTAGAAGCTTATGCAAGAGAGAATAATGCTTGGCAAAAAGCTATAGATATTAATACTCTTCAATCCTATAAAACTTACTTAAGGTACTACCCTAATGGGGAGAATATCGTTAAAGCAAATAAGAAAATTACCGCTTTTACAAACGATGAAAAGGCATGGGAAAAAGCATTAAAAGAAAAAGATCTAACATCCTATCAATTATACCTACAAAAATTCCCAGAAGGCTTTTATCACAAGAAAGCGAGTGAATATATATTAGCAATTCAAGAAGATGAAAATGAATGGGTAAAAGCGGTAGAAAAAAATGTAATTACAATATATCAACATTATTTAAAAAACTTTAAAAATGGTCTTTACATAAGTCAAGCTAACAAAGCAATAGAAGTCATAACTAAAGACAACAAAGCTTGGGAGTATGCAAAGAAAGTCAACTCAATAAGCTCCTATCAAGATTACCTAAAATCATACCCTAAAGGCAAATGGACTTTATCTGTAGAGAGAAAAATATTTGAACTTGAGCTAGATGAGTCTAAATGGAAGAAAGCTTTTCAAGATAACAAATTAAGTAGCTATGAAGCATATTTGAAAGAATTTCCTGATGGTCTTTATAGTACGGCTGCTAAAGAAAAAATTAAAGAAGTAGAAGACACGGAAGCACTATTTGGTATTGGAGGAATTATATTGATAGTTTCTATAATTCTCTGGTTTTTCGATACACCAGATACAGAATTTAAAATTTCACCAGGACACGCTACAGTTCGCATTAATGATGCTTATTCTGGTGACATTAATGATGAAAGAAATGGAGATTCACCCTATTTCCAAGTGGATTATGAATTAGAAGAAAAATTTAATGATATTGAAGTAACAGCACCAGGATATAAGACAGTTACTAAGCGAGTAAAAAAAGGTGAGAAAAAGGTATCCATAACATTGGAAAATGTTTTTGAAAAAGCTAAAAAATTATTTGCTAAAGGAGATAAAAAAACAGCCTTTACCGAGTTCAATAAAATATCTGATGACCCATTAGCCTATGTATACTTAGGTTTTTTATATCGAGATCTGGAAAATAACCACAGAGAAGCTTATAAATATTTTAATAAGGCCGCAAATAAAAACATATCTAAATTTTCGAATGAGTTTTCACATTGTAATGTCGCTAGGTATTTAACCTCGGGATCACATGGAGAAGTAGATATACGTAAAGCAATGAAGTACCAAAAGCGAGGCTTTCCAAATGAAGTTAAATGCAACAAGCTAAAAGAAGAATTAATATTTCTTACTGAGACGTTTAAGGAAGCTAGGGGCTTATATTCAAAAGAAAAATATCAAAAGGCTTTTAAGTTATTTAAAAGTATTGAAAAACATGATGGAGCTTGGTTTTATTTAGGGCGGTTATATAAGTCTCAAGATAAAAACTATCAAAAATCCCATTTTTACTATGAAAAATCCTGCATATTAAAAGGGAGTGGAGCCGCTTGTAATAATCTTGGAGTTTTATTTGATAATGGGGAAGGAGTAAAGCAGAGTAATAAACTTGCGCTAAAATATTATGAAAAATCATCTTCATTAGGTGATGATTACGGTAACTGTAACGCTGCAGAATTCTATGTTGATAATAGTAAAGGATTACCAATGAATGCAAGCAGAGCAAAAAAATTACTCTCTTCAGGTTTTCCTGATACAGAGTACTGTAATAAACTAAAAGAAAAAATAAACAAGCTATAAATATGTCTATTAATTTAAATACATGTATTTTTAAATTGGTCTTAAAATTGGTAACTTCATGAGTAAATTAAATAAAATTTATACAGGGGATTATTCTGAGGAAGGCTATATTGCGGGCATCAATAGCTCTGAGAAGAATAAACCTAAAAATAAGCTTGGTGTTATAAAGGCTATACATCCAATTAATTATGCTTGGCAGTTTTCAAATGCGTATCAATCCTATATGAGTAGTTATGATAAGGGCTATACAGACGGTCAACGTAAACAAAATGATGTCCACTACAAGAATTCAAGTAAAGGTGAAAAAATGCAATCTGCTAATCAAAGCTTTAATCTTCAATTACAATTATTACAAGAATTTGAAAGGAACCTTAATACACTAAAGGAGTACCTTGCTGTGATACCAGAAAACTATGGACAGCAAATCAATGCATCAGCAAGCTTAGGTTTTGTTGATGATTATGTTAACGGGTTGACTAAAAGACAGCGAGATTTTGCCAATAAAATATCTCAAACAATGTCCCTAATCGAACAGCAACGTTCTCGAATAAATGACCTACATAAATCAGAAATCAATAGACTACGACAGCTTGCACAGCAATAAAGGAGTGTGAAATGAGTAAACTAACATTAGCAAACCAATTAGGTTGGTCTATTACGACTATGGATCAATTAAACGAAATAGGTGAAAAGCTTAATGATTCTGCAAATCAATATAACGATATTGTAAACCAATTGAGTACTTCAGATTATCTTGGAGAAATGCTTGATGATATACAGAAGATGAACAATATCTTTCAAGAAGATATTAATGGACTAAAAAAGCATATTTATAACGAACACATGACATATATTGAAACTCAGATAAAAGGTATTAAGCAATCCCTAGATGCCTTTAGCTAGGTTTACTCAATTAGAGCACTCTCACTAAGTGGTGACATGATTGGTGACACAAAATTAAATTCACTATGTTAATTTAACTTAACATAATGAATATTATGCGTTTTAAATTAACAATGCGTGAGCAGATCCAGAACATAGAATAGAAGTTTATTCACCATATCAGAAAACCGCTTTTACAGCGGTTTTTTCATTTATAGCCATTCTGTCAAAATCCATTTAAAATATAGAAAACTTTATAGCTTTATTTTCATTGCTATAAAAATATTTAACATTGAACAATCGAGAATACTGATGTCACAAGTTCGCGGAAATTTATTTATCTTATCAGCGCCATCAGGCGCAGGTAAGTCTAGCTTAATTAATGCTTTATTAGAGCGCCACTCTGATATGAAAGTATCAGTTTCTCATACTACTCGCCAACCACGCCCAGGTGAAAATAATGCAGAGCATTATCACTTTGTTGCAGTAGATGAGTTTAAAAAATTAATTGAAGCAAATGATTTTTTAGAATGGGCTCAAGTTTTTGAAAACTATTACGGCACTTCAAAACAAAGTATAGAGTCTCAACTTGCTCAGGGGATTGATGTATTTTTAGATATCGATTGGCAAGGCGCGCAACAAATGAGAAAAGTACTACCAGAAGTGCAAACTATCTTTATTTTACCGCCTTCTAAACAAGAGCTAGAAAACAGACTTAATTCTCGCGGCCAAGATTCAGCTGAAGTAATCAAATCTCGTATGGATAAAGCGCAAGCTGAAATGTCTCACTACAATGAGTTTGATTTTTTAATCATTAACGATGACTTTGATACAGCTTTATATCAGTTAGAAACAATTGTTTTTGGCCAAAGATTAAAGCAAAGTAACCAAGCTTTGAAGTTTAATAGCTTAATTAACGATCTTTTACCTGCATAAAGTAAAAATTGTTTGGCTAAATCTCGCGCTTAAAGTAAACTACACTACTTGCGTAAATTAAATTTTTTGAATTTGGGAGTACTCGATGGCTCGTGTAACTGTTGAAGATGCGGTAGATAAAATTGGTAATCGTTTTGATTTAATCTTGGTTGCGGCACGTCGTGCTCGCCAAATTGCTACTGGTGGCAAAGATGCTATGGTAGAAGAAGAAAACGATAAGCCTACAGTTATTGCTCTTCGTGAAATCGAAGCTGGTTTAGTAACTAATACAAGTTTAGATAGCATTGAGCTTGCTGAAGAGCAAAATCAAGAAGCTGCTGAACTCGCTGCTGTGGCAGCAATTGTTGGTGGAAACCAATAGAAAGCATACTTTTTAACAGTCTTTAGCTTTTAATACTAAAGGCTGTTAATTCACTTCTTCACTTCCAGCTTATTTCATCGTATATTGTAAGACATACCCCTATTTCTCTCACCTCATAATGCATTGGAGCGTGAATGTATCTTTTTGAAGGTTTAAAAAAGAATATCTCAGAGTATTTATCTGAAGATCAAGTTGAATTAGTGCAAAAAGCATATGTTGTTGCACGAGAGGCCCATGAAGGCCAAACTCGCTCAAGTGGCGAACCTTATATCACTCATCCAGTTGAAGTAACTCAAATACTGGCAGCGATGCATTTAGATCATGAAACATTAATGGCAGCATTAATGCATGATGTAATTGAAGATACTGATTTTAGCCAACAAGATTTAGCCGAGATATTTGGTGAAACCGTAGCCGAACTTGTTGAGGGCATGAGTAAGCTCGATAAGCTAAAGTATAAAAACAAAAAAGAATTCCAAGCAGAAAACTACCGAAAAATGATTATGGCTATGACGCAAGATATTCGCGTTATTTTAATCAAGCTTGCTGATCGCACTCATAACATGCGTACATTAGGTGCACTTCGCCCTGATAAACGCCGTCGTATTGCAAAAGAAACCCTTGAGATTTTTGCCCCGATTGCAAATCGCTTAGGCATTCACGATATCAAAAATGAACTTGAAGACTTAGGTTTTCAGGCCCTTTATCCTATGCGTCACCGCGCTTTAACATCAGAAGTTGCTAAAGCTCGCGGTAATCGTAAAGAGATTATCAATAATATCCAAGAAGAAATCATCACTCGATTACAAGAATCTGGTGTTAATGCTGAAGTAACGGGTCGTGAAAAACATAGTTATAGCATTTATCGTAAGATGCTAAATAAAGAACTGATGTTTAACGAAGTTATGGATATTTATGCTTTTCGCATCGTAGTTGACTCTTTAGATACATGTTATCGCGTATTAGGCGTTGCTCATAACTTATATAAACCGATTGAAACACGCTTTAAAGATTATATAGCTGTACCAAAAACCAATGGTTATCAATCGCTCCACACTTCTTTAGTCGGTCCTCACGGTATTCCAGTTGAAATCCAAATCAGAACAAAAGAAATGGATCAAATGGCTGATATGGGTGTTGCTGCTCATTGGACATATAAAAAAGCGGGTGATAACTCAGGTAATACAGCACAACAACGTGCACGCCAATGGATGCAAAGCTTATTAGAACTGCAGCAAAGTGCAGGCTCTTCTTTTGAATTTGTTGAAAATGTAAAAACGGAATTATTCCCAGAAGAAATCTACGTATTTACACCTGATGGTAGAATTGTTGAGTTACCTATGGGCGCAACTGCAATCGACTTTGCATATACAGTTCATACTGATGTTGGTAACTCTTGTGTCGG is a genomic window of Pseudoalteromonas sp. '520P1 No. 423' containing:
- a CDS encoding IS110 family transposase, giving the protein MKLYGGIDLHSNNSVFAIKDENGEIKARKKLPNDLNMIFQFLGSFENELVGLVVESTFNWYWLVDALMDAGFCVHLANTTAIQQYSGLKYADDNSDAAWLAEMLRLNILPEGYIYPKAERAVRDLMRKRMQLVQQATKNLLSIQGLYMRHLSYKLSNNKIKQLSAEDIEKDFLSTNVSQATVCNLAVMNCLKTQIKTIERVILEQVKLRAQFQQLTSIDGIGNILALTIMLETGDIKRFDKVGNYASYCRCVSGARYSNGKKKGSTNSKNGNKDLAWAFVEAASFAIRYNKTVKSYYQRKAAKTNQTVAIKTVAHKLARACFYVLRDDVPFEAKKAFC
- a CDS encoding AlpA family transcriptional regulator, with translation MDKPFTPNLCELADSMGIAMYQRFTPTEASLFLRCPLAEITKLQTNHQIEFIQVTEKQTEFFGFQLLNYQLGNIQVTVQPSNHNHTHASNSSLPDKIIRSKEVQELTGLSRTTIWRLERTGKFPARVALTAGSIGWRLTEIQEWIKKC
- a CDS encoding FtsK/SpoIIIE domain-containing protein, which translates into the protein MNNNYGINIGNLQNSEGIKLPLILPLSTGGFIVEYSLDKSQEALQFIQKLTLSYITALSEQLVTIHTFDFSLKNPFKELAQLKDTGIYNSYSEKKALKAYEELEELVRYRHYELLTGYEDIHSYNQNSPQKEKFHIVLWNIEHIVSQFGTIKDIKSFIEASREAGVYIIAYASDEALISLSNNDRKEIVKSSQIISTAYSVIKINDKQTQLIAVDDQTIKLKELIKRFKFNHNVDTDNAKIYQQANDIKERLLLDSNDKSEDFLRIPIGTTLDGRTEINFSLGDRSSVYHAFIAGTNGTGKTTLINNIILGIAENFTANQVKLYLMDYKQGVEFQVFEKHPNCEHLFLDNTNVAAAINLIDDFANLINTRSELFKDAAVSNIDDYNKTQSSKVIPRIILVIDEVQRLFSGGYKEQSHFEQQLEYVVRQGRSFGIHIIMSTQTLTGANISPAIMSQIPLRIAFKLIGSEIWKIYASNNDEPARLGKYQFIYNNEAGEKTGNTIARAMPPREVSSILSTVISSRHKEEMIFPKISNKTTATSTEEAEKRESSHDIENVASIEIDKFQPFDLTEYSEMMDKLNVTEEVATNNE
- a CDS encoding tetratricopeptide repeat protein, whose translation is MNNHPVYDNYENYLEYVFSALDNNSWKKSKAQDSIEGFQHYLKEFFDGKFIKEAQQQIEDLKFDNSLWERAKQGDTLESLQCYLDKNKKAKFIDIAKKRQDQIKKEEHIWNEILEEYTEETFGEYLNTYPNGKYVQQANKYIGYFINDKADWKKAKNANTINSYEEYLSNHQEKGVYALEANAAIKRLLAEDANAWGMACNEDTYNSYSKYIELFKSGQYLTEANKKIEEFKKETSLWETTQEIDSIETYENYLSKYPEGSYVDKARTQILFIEKDETEWNIARSNDSRVSYEKYLSNCINGKYKKEAKNKLEAYARENNAWQKAIDINTLQSYKTYLRYYPNGENIVKANKKITAFTNDEKAWEKALKEKDLTSYQLYLQKFPEGFYHKKASEYILAIQEDENEWVKAVEKNVITIYQHYLKNFKNGLYISQANKAIEVITKDNKAWEYAKKVNSISSYQDYLKSYPKGKWTLSVERKIFELELDESKWKKAFQDNKLSSYEAYLKEFPDGLYSTAAKEKIKEVEDTEALFGIGGIILIVSIILWFFDTPDTEFKISPGHATVRINDAYSGDINDERNGDSPYFQVDYELEEKFNDIEVTAPGYKTVTKRVKKGEKKVSITLENVFEKAKKLFAKGDKKTAFTEFNKISDDPLAYVYLGFLYRDLENNHREAYKYFNKAANKNISKFSNEFSHCNVARYLTSGSHGEVDIRKAMKYQKRGFPNEVKCNKLKEELIFLTETFKEARGLYSKEKYQKAFKLFKSIEKHDGAWFYLGRLYKSQDKNYQKSHFYYEKSCILKGSGAACNNLGVLFDNGEGVKQSNKLALKYYEKSSSLGDDYGNCNAAEFYVDNSKGLPMNASRAKKLLSSGFPDTEYCNKLKEKINKL
- the gmk gene encoding guanylate kinase — encoded protein: MSQVRGNLFILSAPSGAGKSSLINALLERHSDMKVSVSHTTRQPRPGENNAEHYHFVAVDEFKKLIEANDFLEWAQVFENYYGTSKQSIESQLAQGIDVFLDIDWQGAQQMRKVLPEVQTIFILPPSKQELENRLNSRGQDSAEVIKSRMDKAQAEMSHYNEFDFLIINDDFDTALYQLETIVFGQRLKQSNQALKFNSLINDLLPA
- the rpoZ gene encoding DNA-directed RNA polymerase subunit omega — translated: MARVTVEDAVDKIGNRFDLILVAARRARQIATGGKDAMVEEENDKPTVIALREIEAGLVTNTSLDSIELAEEQNQEAAELAAVAAIVGGNQ
- the spoT gene encoding bifunctional GTP diphosphokinase/guanosine-3',5'-bis pyrophosphate 3'-pyrophosphohydrolase, whose product is MYLFEGLKKNISEYLSEDQVELVQKAYVVAREAHEGQTRSSGEPYITHPVEVTQILAAMHLDHETLMAALMHDVIEDTDFSQQDLAEIFGETVAELVEGMSKLDKLKYKNKKEFQAENYRKMIMAMTQDIRVILIKLADRTHNMRTLGALRPDKRRRIAKETLEIFAPIANRLGIHDIKNELEDLGFQALYPMRHRALTSEVAKARGNRKEIINNIQEEIITRLQESGVNAEVTGREKHSYSIYRKMLNKELMFNEVMDIYAFRIVVDSLDTCYRVLGVAHNLYKPIETRFKDYIAVPKTNGYQSLHTSLVGPHGIPVEIQIRTKEMDQMADMGVAAHWTYKKAGDNSGNTAQQRARQWMQSLLELQQSAGSSFEFVENVKTELFPEEIYVFTPDGRIVELPMGATAIDFAYTVHTDVGNSCVGVRVNRKPHPLSQPLDTGQTIEVITSSGAHPNATWLNFVVTGKARLGIRNYLKTQQNDEAMNLGKRLLESALGETSLEELSQDNINQVLEDNQVSSLLELLVEIGLGNLMSVMIARRLLAIDSEDSDNVSEIKEDTKAALIGTEGMLVNYSKCCRPVPGDDIVAHVSQGKGLTVHRHECKNIRGWENEPAKFFIVKWEDAPEKEYIAAFRVELINHQGSMAKLTNLISTTSANIVEITTEEKESNLYIVDMSITVKDRIHVANVMRKIRVVPEVQKVYRKK